The segment CGTGGCTGACGAGACAGCGGAGGCCGCCCCATCAACGCCCGCGGCCGCCCCATCAACACCCGGCGCGCAGGGCACGCCGACCCTCGCGGCTGCATACGGCGCCACTTCTGCTGACAGCGGTCTTGTCCCGCTGACAGTGGCCCGCCGCGTTCCCAAGGAAGACGACGTCGAGATCGAGATCGATTTCTGCGGCCTCTGCCACTCCGATGTCCATGCGACACGGGGCGAATGGGGGGCACAGAGCTATCCGCTGGTCCCAGGCCACGAAATCGTGGGCCGGGTCCGCAGCGTGGGCTCCGCCGTCGACGACTTCGCGCCGGGAGACCTGGTGGGCGTCGGCTGTCTCGTGGATTCCTGCCGCGAGTGCGATAGCTGCCTCGAAGGCCTGGAGCAGTATTGCGAACGCGGAAACGTTGGCACTTATGGGGTGAAGGACGCGCGGAACGGCAACTCCGTCACCCAGGGCGGTTACTCGACCTCGGTGGTGGTTGACCGCCGCTTCGTGCTGCGCGTGCCGGAGGGCCTTGACCCGGCCGCGGCGGCGCCGTTGCTGTGCGCGGGCATCACCACCTACTCGCCGCTGCGCTACTTCGACGTCGAGGAGGGGGACGTGGTGGGCGTCGTCGGTCTCGGCGGACTGGGCCACATGGCGGTCAAGATTGCGAAGGCCATGGGGGCGCACGTAGTGGTCTTCACCACCTCGGAGGCCAAGTTCGAGGCGGCAATTGAACTTGGTGCCGACGACGTGATCCTCTCGAAGGATCCCGAAGCCATGGAAGGCGCCAACCGCACCATCGACGTCATTATCGACACCGTTGCGGCGCCGCATGACCTGAACCCGTACTTCCGCACCTTGCGGCTGAACGGTGCCCTCTTCCAATTGGGGCTCCCGCCCACCGACATGCCTCCGGTCAGTCCCGGCGCGCTGATCCGGCGCCGCCTCTCCTACGCAGGCTCGTTGATCGGCGGCATTGCCGAGACCCAGGAAATGCTGGACTTCTGTGCCGGGCACGGCGTGGTCAGCGATGTCGAAGTCGTCACTGCCCGGCAACTCAATGAAGCCTACGACCGCATGGTTGCAGGCGACGTCAAATACCGTTTCGTCCTCGATACCAAGACCCTTCAGCCCGCTTCGGAAAAGGCAGACGTATGAGCACCCTGTTCACCAAAATCATCAACGGCGATATTCCCGGACGCTTTGTCTGGAAGGACGACGACGTGGTGGCCTTCCTGACCATCGCCCCGCTCACCGACGGCCACACGCTCGTGGTGCCGCGCAAAGAGGTGGACCGCTGGACCGACGTCCCCCCTGAGCTCCTCAACAAGGTCATGTCTGTCGCGCAGACAATCGGCAAGGTACAAGTGAAGGCGTTTGGCGCACCACGGGCAGGACTGTCCGTGGTGGGCTTCGAAGTGGAGCACTTCCACGTGCACGTCTTCCCGGCAACGTCCCTGGCCGATTTCGACTTCGGAACCGTAGAGCACAACCCGGACCCTGCCCGGCTCGACGCGAATGCGGCGAAACTCCGCGCCGGCCTCGTCGCCGCCGGACACGGCGACTCTGTTCCGGCGGACTGAGGTCTACGGATACGAGGGCTTGTTTCCGGTTCCGCAGCCTGTTGGCCCGGAGCTGGAAACAAGCTCCTGTTTTGTGCCGGGACGCCCCGGCGAAGCCGCTGGCACCCCTTACGCGGGCGCCAGCGCCTGGTTGAGTACCGTCCGGATGCGCTTTTCCGAGACCGAGTAGGCTGTGCCAAGCTCGACGGCGAAAAGGCTCACGCGCAGCTCCTCGATCATCCAGCGCACCCGTGTTAACTCAGCTCCTGCCCGTCGGCCGGGCAACAGGGCGGAGACGGCGTCGTCGTAGTCGTCCTCCAACGCCTGGACGACCGACATGTTCAGGCCGTCACGCTGGACATTGTTCGGAAGCTTTTCGAGGCGCTTCTCGATTCCGGCCAGATACCGAGGCAACTGGCTCAATTGGGCGTAGCCCGTCCGTGCTACAAAACCGGGGAACACGAGCTGCTCCAGTTGGCTCTTCATGTCGTTGAGCGCACTGATCAAGGCGAGGCTCGTGCTGCCCTTGAGTTGCTTCTCGATGCGCCGGGTGCTCCCCAAAATGCGTTCGACGACGGCCGTCACCGTGAAGACGGTGTCGATCAGTTCCGCACGGACCAGCTCGTACAGGGCATCGAACGCCGCCTTGTCCCAAGGAAGTTCGGCCGGAGTCAGCTTGTCGATGGCCGCCAGGACGCAGTCCGCGATCAAGGCGCTCACCGAACCATGGGGGTTCTGGCTGAACGTCAACTTCTCCGTGTTGTTCAAATGTTCCAGGACGTAACGGTCCGGGGCGGGAACCCGCAGGGCGAGCAGCCGGATCACGCCGCCGCGCATTGCCGACTCCTGCTCCGCCCGGGTCTGGAACACGCGGAACGCAACGGATTTGCCCTCATCCACGAGGGCGGGAAAACCCGTGACATCGTGCCCCTTCACAGTGCGCGTCACTTGGCGTTCGATAGCTCCGAAAGTCCACTCGGTGAGCCCGGTTTGCTCGGACAGGAAACCAGCGGCCTGCGGGGTTGCCCCGCCGCCGCCGTTTCCGCCCGGGGATCCGGCACCTCCGGGCCCCGGGGCGCCCTTGGGACCGTTGGCGCGTGCCGTCGTCGCGGGTGTTGCTCCGAGGGATTCGGCGATCGCCCGGCGGGTAGCCGGGGCCAGCTGCTCCTGGAGCGCCGCCAGGTCCTTGCCTTCGTCGAGCACCTTGCCGCGGCTGTCCACTATCTTGAAGCTGACGCGCAGGTGCGCCGGAACGGCGTCCCAATTCCACGATCCCGGAGGAATGATGTGTCCCCGGATACGGCGCAGCACCAGCTCAAGGGAGGCCTCAAGAGCGTCCGAGGCGGGATCGAAGTCGGTTTCCAAGGCAGCAGCGGCTTGCCGGGCCACATCCGGCGCCGGCACGAAGTTCTTACGGATGTGTTTGGGCAGCGACTTGATCAGCGCCGCCACGAGCTCCACCCGCTGGCCGGGTATCTGCCATCGGAAGGCGGCGTCGTCGAGCTGGTTGAGGAAAAGCACGGGGACCTCGGCTGTGACACCGTCCGAGGGGTTGGGCGGGGAGCCGGGAGCCACGGGATGGAACTCGTAGCTCAGGGGCAGCTCAAAGCCCTTGTGCAGCCAGGTTTTCGGGTAGGCGGAATCGTCCAGGGCTTCGGCGTCCTCGCTGATGAGCAGCGATTGGTCGAAGTCGAGCAGGGTGGGGTCCTGCTGGCGGGCTTCCTTCCACCATTTGTCGAAGTGGCGTTCGGAGACAACGTCCTTGCCGATCCTGGCGTCGTAGAACTCGAAAAGCGTGTGGTCGTCCACCAGGATGTCCCTCCGGCGCATCCGCGTCTCGAGTTCCTCGATCTCGAGGAGCAAGGCGCGGTTGCGGTGGAAGAATTTGTGGTGGGTCTTCCAGTCGCCTTCTACGAGGGCATGCCGGATGAAGAGTTCGCGGCAGAGCTCGGGGTCGATCCTGCCGTAGTTGATGCGGCGGTTCGGGATGATGGGAACTCCGTAGAGCATGACCTTCTCGTGCGCCATGACCGAGCCCGTCCGGGTGGACCAGTGGGGCTCGCTGTAGGAGCGCTTCACGAGATCCGGTGCAACTTGCTCGGCCCACAAGGGATCGAACTTCGCCGCGACCCGGGCCCAGAGCCGGCTTGTTTCAACCAACTCCGCGGCCATCACAAAAGCGGGCGACTTCTTGAACAGTGCCGAACCCGGGAAGATGGCGAAACGGCTGCCGCGTGCTCCGGCGTATTCGCGCTTGCGTTCATCCAGCATGCCGATGTGGCTCAGCAGTCCCGAGAGCAGGCTGATGTGGATTCCCTCGTTGTTGCCAACGGGGTCGGCCTCGCGCTTGTTGTCGATAGTGATGCCCAGCGGCTTGGCGAGCTGGCGCAATTGCTGGAAGAGGTCCTGCCATTCGCGGACGCGCAGGTAGTTGATGAACTCGTTCCTGCACAGCCGGCGGAACTGCGTGGAGGAGAGCTCCTGCTGCTTTTCCTGGATGTAGTTCCACAGGTTAAGGAATCCGGTGAAGTCCGAGTTCTCGTCCCGGAAGCGTGCGTGCTTCTCCGCCGCAAGCTGCTGCTTGTCGCTCGGGCGCTCTCGCGGATCCTGGATAGTCAAAGCAGCCGCCAGGATCATGACTTCCTTGACGCAGCCGCGCTTTCCGGCCTCCACAATCATTCTGCCAAGCCGGGGGTCGACCGGGAGCTGGGCCAAC is part of the Arthrobacter ramosus genome and harbors:
- a CDS encoding NAD(P)-dependent alcohol dehydrogenase, with the translated sequence MTPGRPVPPPLGKPLVVADETAEAAPSTPAAAPSTPGAQGTPTLAAAYGATSADSGLVPLTVARRVPKEDDVEIEIDFCGLCHSDVHATRGEWGAQSYPLVPGHEIVGRVRSVGSAVDDFAPGDLVGVGCLVDSCRECDSCLEGLEQYCERGNVGTYGVKDARNGNSVTQGGYSTSVVVDRRFVLRVPEGLDPAAAAPLLCAGITTYSPLRYFDVEEGDVVGVVGLGGLGHMAVKIAKAMGAHVVVFTTSEAKFEAAIELGADDVILSKDPEAMEGANRTIDVIIDTVAAPHDLNPYFRTLRLNGALFQLGLPPTDMPPVSPGALIRRRLSYAGSLIGGIAETQEMLDFCAGHGVVSDVEVVTARQLNEAYDRMVAGDVKYRFVLDTKTLQPASEKADV
- a CDS encoding HIT family protein, yielding MSTLFTKIINGDIPGRFVWKDDDVVAFLTIAPLTDGHTLVVPRKEVDRWTDVPPELLNKVMSVAQTIGKVQVKAFGAPRAGLSVVGFEVEHFHVHVFPATSLADFDFGTVEHNPDPARLDANAAKLRAGLVAAGHGDSVPAD
- the hrpA gene encoding ATP-dependent RNA helicase HrpA, whose protein sequence is MTLHISYPAELPVSERREDLMAAIAANQVTIIAGETGSGKTTQIPKMCLELGLGDKGLIGHTQPRRLAARTVAERIAFEMGVEIGQEVGFQVRFTGEVSRATKIKLMTDGILLAEIQRDKLLRKYSAIIIDEAHERSLNIDFILGYLKRILPQRPDLRVIITSATIDPQRFAKHFGSEEEPAPIMEVSGRTYPVEIRYRPLSQPAGGSASGEDEDASDDELEEDRDPLDAVCDAVDELALEAPGDILVFFSGEREIRDAAEALNGRIQANRRLAGTEVLPLFARLSLQEQHRVFNPGGKRRIILATNVAETSLTVPGIKYVIDTGTARISRYSHRTKVQRLPIERVSQASASQRSGRCGRVSEGIAIRLYSEEDFESRPPFTDPEILRTNLAAVILQMTAMGVARGPKDVENFPFVEPPDSRAINDGVTLLRELGALSAARMGDGGAPPAIDGGNARTSGGLTAVGQKLAQLPVDPRLGRMIVEAGKRGCVKEVMILAAALTIQDPRERPSDKQQLAAEKHARFRDENSDFTGFLNLWNYIQEKQQELSSTQFRRLCRNEFINYLRVREWQDLFQQLRQLAKPLGITIDNKREADPVGNNEGIHISLLSGLLSHIGMLDERKREYAGARGSRFAIFPGSALFKKSPAFVMAAELVETSRLWARVAAKFDPLWAEQVAPDLVKRSYSEPHWSTRTGSVMAHEKVMLYGVPIIPNRRINYGRIDPELCRELFIRHALVEGDWKTHHKFFHRNRALLLEIEELETRMRRRDILVDDHTLFEFYDARIGKDVVSERHFDKWWKEARQQDPTLLDFDQSLLISEDAEALDDSAYPKTWLHKGFELPLSYEFHPVAPGSPPNPSDGVTAEVPVLFLNQLDDAAFRWQIPGQRVELVAALIKSLPKHIRKNFVPAPDVARQAAAALETDFDPASDALEASLELVLRRIRGHIIPPGSWNWDAVPAHLRVSFKIVDSRGKVLDEGKDLAALQEQLAPATRRAIAESLGATPATTARANGPKGAPGPGGAGSPGGNGGGGATPQAAGFLSEQTGLTEWTFGAIERQVTRTVKGHDVTGFPALVDEGKSVAFRVFQTRAEQESAMRGGVIRLLALRVPAPDRYVLEHLNNTEKLTFSQNPHGSVSALIADCVLAAIDKLTPAELPWDKAAFDALYELVRAELIDTVFTVTAVVERILGSTRRIEKQLKGSTSLALISALNDMKSQLEQLVFPGFVARTGYAQLSQLPRYLAGIEKRLEKLPNNVQRDGLNMSVVQALEDDYDDAVSALLPGRRAGAELTRVRWMIEELRVSLFAVELGTAYSVSEKRIRTVLNQALAPA